ACTTGGGCCATCAGAGCTCGGATAGAAGAATGGGGAACCGGATCGTTTAAACGCAAACTCAATCAACAACCACCCCAACACAACAGTCACTTGACAGCAGCAAACATTTCATAGAAGTGGACGAGGCCACGAGTCCTGCAACATGGGACTCGTGGCCTCGTCCACTACCAAAGTCGTCACTTGTTGTTCACGCGATGCTAACGAGACAGTGACAATTTAACCTGATGTAGTGGATCTCGGATTCTCCCTTGGCGCATTGAAGTGGAACCCAATATTTGGACCACGAGCGCGCTCGGCTGAGGCAGAAAGAGCGAAACGGTGCGGGGCGATGTGAGCCGTCAAGACGTCGCCGTTAACCGAGAAGAGAGTTTCACTTGCGGCTGGCTGACACATCGACCGCTACGCGAGGGCGACGTGTGCGTGTGACCGCACCGATGCCGAGAAGGCCACAGAAGACAAAGAAGGACGAAGGCTCGGGGACTGCGGTGATCGAAAGATTGTTCAGCGCGAACTCATCCCGGGAACCAGTACCTCCCGCATCATCTCCAAGAACCCGAATATAGAAGACACCATTATCGGGAAGCCCGGTTCCAAGCGGGATCAAGCCGCCCACGGTCTCTGATTTCCAAGTTGGCGAAGTATCCGCTAACGCCGGGGAGGTCAAGACGTCGAAGGTATCGTAGTTAATGTCATCAAACGAGCCTTGGAAGAACCATTGGGATGATCGATCGGCATCGTTAAAAATCATGGCTTCAGCCATGACGTTCAAGAACAACAGCGGGGAACCAGTCATGTTGACACCCTTGATGGTCAACGCACCCGGAGTGAAATCGTCTCCAAACTAATCGTTTTCCCTGTTTAACCTAATCGATCGTGATTGCCCATGCAATCTTGTTTACCGGTAAATTTTCGCTCTCCATCGTCGGCATCAAATCTCATAACGTGAGACGGTGCGGGAAACCCCAAAGCTTCGATCCGTAAGCAACGGACTTTCAATCATCCAGCCCCCTCCCTTTCAGGCGTTGTCCGGCTTTTGAGTCGTTGGAATACGAGGCTTTAGGCCTGGACGCCGCAGGCCGGTCGATCGGCCTCGAATGTCGCCGTTGTGTCGCTTCGACCACGAAGACGGTCACCGCGATCTTGAGCGAGAATGATTACCCCAAATAGTAGACGCGAGAGCGGTAGTGCGTCGAGTGAACTTCGGTGTGAAAGCAAGGGTGACGAATTATGGACTTTCGAGACAGGCCTGTATTCGCTAAGCTCCCCACCGAAGAATGGAGGCAAACTTCGCTTCCGATGGGATATTGGATGGATGCGAGACTGGAGCGTTGGAACAGCAATGATGAATGGGTTGCCGTGGTGTCTATTGAGCCTCGTATTGCTGGTTCCGGGGTGTCGCTCGACTGCAAAACCCAGTCCGAACACTTCTTCGGAGCTACCATCCCCAGAGCTGGTTACCTCGGAGTTGGCAAAATCGGATGCCACAACAGCGGGATGGAAATCAATCACGTTTGTCGACAGGCCTGAACTTCAAGCTGGAACGGGTGCAATGGATGCGGATGCCGCGACAGAGTTCTCGGCAACCGATTCAGGACTGAAGTATCGGATTCTAAGAAATTCCGATGGCAAGAAACCGACGGCCGCCAGCACGGTGACCGTCAACTATCGCGGCTGGCTGAATAGTGGAAAAGTGTTCGACAGCTCCTATGAGCGAGGTGAACCGACAACCTTTCCTTTGCGAAATGTCATCGCGGGTTGGACGGAAGGAATGCAACTCGTTGGTGAGGGGGGAATGATTGAATTGTGGGTGCCTTCAAAGCTCGGCTACGGCGAACGCGGATCCCCAGGTTCCATTCCTGCTCACTCGCACCTTCACTTCATCGTCGAACTCGTGAATGTCGACTAACGCTTCATCCACACCAGGAATTGGGGTTGGGCCGTAGCGGAAGTCGTCAAGACTTTCGGTGATTCCGGGGACGGCCGAAACTCTTGGCGACTTTCACTACCCCAAAAGCAAGACGGGATGATGCGCTAGCACATTCTCCCAGCTAGCGATATCGGTAACGCAAGCGGGAAACTCGCGCCACTTCTTCTTGCGTTCCTCGCGGCCTGAGTACTTCAAACAACCCCTCCCGCTCGGGCTCGTTGTACCACATAACTCCTGCGTTTTGCATGCATTGACGGGTTGGTTTTGTGTGCAACTCCACTGGACTTTTTGCTGGA
This portion of the Novipirellula artificiosorum genome encodes:
- a CDS encoding FKBP-type peptidyl-prolyl cis-trans isomerase; protein product: MMNGLPWCLLSLVLLVPGCRSTAKPSPNTSSELPSPELVTSELAKSDATTAGWKSITFVDRPELQAGTGAMDADAATEFSATDSGLKYRILRNSDGKKPTAASTVTVNYRGWLNSGKVFDSSYERGEPTTFPLRNVIAGWTEGMQLVGEGGMIELWVPSKLGYGERGSPGSIPAHSHLHFIVELVNVD